Proteins from a genomic interval of Numenius arquata chromosome 18, bNumArq3.hap1.1, whole genome shotgun sequence:
- the TMIGD1 gene encoding transmembrane and immunoglobulin domain-containing protein 1 translates to MAPRRSLAVPCEVTVLAVCLLACVATGLELSVNNHVADFSLSTMPGPSVSLSCLVQNSSQDEELLWYRGDGQVDLKDGNKVNISHICVSPVTESDNGVAFSCRLARDKSVQVSVTLDVQFPPQLTGEESLHIEEAKDVTMSCNAKSNPQAQTAWYKNNDLLTLEQDRYQLYQTSEVVQLTITEVQKSDNGTYTCVVTSSLGEGRKDFHLIVEDKKPIFPKEAVIAAAVVVTLTVLFGIVARKDKIFKCFKKPSETAL, encoded by the exons ATGGCACCGAGACGCAGCCTCGCCGTCCCCTGCGAAGTAACTGTCCTTGCTGTTTGCCTTTTGGCATGTGTAGCCACAG GTTTGGAACTGTCTGTAAATAACCACGTTGCTGACTTCTCCCTGTCTACAATGCCCGGCCCTTCCgtctccctctcctgcctggtaCAGAACAGCAGCCAGGATGAGGAGCTGCTCTGGTACCGAGGAGATGGGCAAGTGGATCTGAAAGACGGGAACAAAGTGAACATCAGTCACATCTGCGTATCCCCAGTCACTGAGTCCGACAACGGAGTCGCCTTCTCGTGCAGGCTGGCGCGGGACAAGTCCGTCCAGGTGTCCGTGACCCTGGATGTCCAAT TTCCTCCCCAGCTGACTGGAGAAGAGTCCCTCCACATTGAAGAAGCGAAAGACGTCACTATGTCCTGCAACGCCAAATCCAACCCTCAAGCCCAAACAGCTTGGTATAAGAACAATGACCTCTTGACCCTAGAGCAAGACCGTTACCAGCTGTACCAGACCAGCGAGGTTGTTCAGCTCACTATCACAGAAGTACAGAAGTCTGACAACGGCACCTACACCTGCGTGGTGACATCTTctctgggagaggggagaaaggatTTCCACCTGATCGTTGAAG ATAAAAAACCTATTTTTCCCAAGGAGGCCgttattgctgctgctgtggtggttACACTCACGGTGCTTTTTGGAATTGTGGCTCGAAAAGATAAAATTTTTAAG tgcttCAAAAAACCGAGTGAAACAGCGCTGTAA